From the genome of Geobacter sp. SVR, one region includes:
- a CDS encoding DUF1440 domain-containing protein has translation MSNSDPSKTGGHPLLLAAAAGLVAGAVTGQSDRFMNRFVSIRHKLRDRLVREAPAHQLAGPFLASRIIGRRLSRQEKKRARAAFFAAYGTGWGLIYAGMRKRYPRLARMGGLPFAVPFFFFCDGFMAPLLGVSPNLHRIPWQPNVKEMINHIAWTAAAETVHRAAHRLAARKA, from the coding sequence ATGTCGAATTCCGATCCTTCGAAAACCGGTGGACACCCGCTCTTGCTGGCAGCCGCTGCCGGACTGGTTGCCGGGGCTGTAACCGGCCAGTCCGACCGTTTCATGAACAGGTTCGTCAGCATCCGCCACAAACTGCGCGACCGGCTGGTGCGCGAGGCCCCGGCTCATCAGCTGGCCGGCCCGTTTCTGGCCTCCAGAATTATCGGCAGGCGCCTTTCGCGCCAGGAGAAGAAACGGGCTCGGGCAGCCTTCTTTGCTGCCTACGGCACTGGCTGGGGACTGATTTATGCCGGCATGAGAAAGCGCTATCCGCGCCTGGCCCGGATGGGGGGCCTGCCCTTTGCCGTGCCCTTTTTCTTTTTCTGCGACGGCTTCATGGCCCCGCTGCTGGGGGTTTCACCCAACCTGCACCGCATCCCCTGGCAACCCAATGTCAAGGAGATGATCAATCACATCGCCTGGACCGCCGCGGCAGAAACGGTTCACCGGGCCGCACACCGTCTGGCTGCACGCAAGGCCTGA
- a CDS encoding sterol desaturase family protein, translating into MPDKRDVIMREPPSWLNALLVVGTLATIVWLESRRPLRRMRQDRLWRTVRNLSMSAMTATTVALAEKPITAHLTLAVQRHRWGLLKLARLPAWLELLFSVILLDYTLYIWHYLTHKVPPLWRFHQAHHVDLDLDASTALRFHAGEMLLSAPWRGTQVLLLGISPLGLAVWQTLTLMEIMFHHSNLQLPIALERRLSRLIVTPRMHGIHHSIVRQETDSNWSTIFSWPDRLHGTLRLNVPQQAITIGVPAFQDPAELTLGRVMALPFKDERPGWRLAGDGEPQREPQPLPLNELAE; encoded by the coding sequence ATGCCGGACAAGCGTGACGTGATCATGCGGGAGCCCCCCAGCTGGCTGAACGCCCTGCTGGTGGTCGGAACGCTGGCGACAATCGTCTGGCTGGAAAGCAGGCGTCCCCTGCGCAGGATGCGACAGGACCGGCTCTGGCGCACCGTCCGCAATCTGAGCATGTCTGCCATGACCGCCACAACGGTCGCCCTCGCCGAAAAGCCGATCACCGCTCATCTGACACTGGCGGTCCAGCGCCATCGCTGGGGCCTGCTCAAACTGGCCCGCCTGCCGGCCTGGCTGGAATTGCTGTTCTCGGTGATACTGCTGGATTACACGCTGTACATCTGGCACTACCTGACCCACAAAGTCCCGCCGCTGTGGCGGTTCCATCAGGCACATCACGTCGATCTCGACCTGGACGCCTCAACGGCGCTCCGATTCCATGCCGGGGAGATGCTGTTGTCGGCGCCGTGGCGGGGGACCCAGGTCCTGCTGCTGGGGATCTCCCCTCTGGGGCTGGCCGTGTGGCAGACCCTGACCCTGATGGAAATCATGTTCCACCACTCCAACCTGCAGCTTCCCATCGCCCTGGAGCGCCGGCTGTCCCGGCTGATCGTCACTCCCCGCATGCACGGCATCCATCATTCCATCGTCCGGCAAGAGACCGACTCCAACTGGTCCACCATCTTCAGCTGGCCCGACCGTCTGCACGGCACGCTCCGCCTGAATGTGCCGCAGCAGGCCATCACCATCGGCGTACCCGCCTTCCAGGACCCGGCAGAGTTGACGCTCGGCAGGGTCATGGCATTACCGTTCAAGGACGAGCGTCCCGGCTGGCGGCTGGCAGGGGACGGCGAACCGCAGCGGGAGCCGCAGCCCCTGCCCCTGAACGAGCTGGCCGAGTGA
- the hpnA gene encoding hopanoid-associated sugar epimerase — protein MKTFITGATGFIGASIARELLSEGREVRVLVRAGSDTSNLTGLDLELHTGDLRDRESLVKGLKGCDVLYHAAADYRLWTRTPQEMYRINVEGTAAILDAALANGLTRVVYTSSVGTLGNPGDGTPGSETTPVTMADMVGHYKKSKFLAEREAEKYISKGLPLVIVNPSTPVGPLDIKPTPTGKIIVDFLNRRMPAYLDTGLNIIAVEDCARGHILAERKGRIGEKYILGNTNLTLREIFVLLAEITGLPAPKVSLPYTPILLAAHLNEALSKITGREPLIPLAGVQMAAKFMYFDSSKAIRELGLPQTSVRTALERAVEWFRGHGYA, from the coding sequence ATGAAAACCTTCATAACCGGGGCAACCGGTTTCATCGGTGCGAGTATCGCCCGCGAACTGCTGAGCGAGGGGCGCGAGGTGCGGGTTCTGGTGAGGGCGGGCTCCGACACCTCCAATCTGACCGGGCTCGACCTGGAACTCCACACCGGCGATCTGCGCGACCGGGAAAGCCTCGTCAAAGGCCTGAAAGGCTGCGATGTGCTGTACCACGCCGCTGCCGATTATCGTCTCTGGACACGCACGCCGCAGGAAATGTACCGCATCAACGTCGAGGGTACCGCTGCCATCCTGGATGCTGCCCTGGCCAACGGACTTACCAGGGTGGTCTATACCAGCAGTGTCGGTACGCTCGGCAACCCCGGCGACGGCACTCCTGGCAGCGAGACCACGCCGGTCACCATGGCGGATATGGTCGGTCACTACAAGAAGAGCAAGTTTCTGGCGGAGCGCGAAGCGGAGAAGTATATCTCGAAGGGGCTGCCGCTTGTGATCGTCAATCCCTCCACGCCGGTTGGCCCCCTGGATATCAAGCCGACGCCGACCGGAAAGATCATCGTGGACTTTCTCAATCGCCGCATGCCCGCCTATCTCGACACCGGTCTGAACATCATCGCCGTGGAAGATTGCGCCCGTGGCCACATACTGGCGGAGCGGAAGGGGCGCATCGGCGAGAAATACATCCTGGGCAACACCAACCTGACACTGAGGGAAATCTTCGTGTTGCTGGCGGAAATCACCGGTCTGCCGGCCCCCAAGGTCAGTCTGCCCTACACGCCGATCCTGCTGGCGGCCCATCTCAACGAGGCGCTCTCGAAGATTACCGGCAGGGAGCCTCTGATACCCCTGGCCGGGGTGCAGATGGCCGCCAAATTCATGTACTTCGATTCTTCTAAGGCCATCAGGGAGCTGGGCTTGCCACAGACGTCGGTCAGGACCGCCCTGGAGCGTGCGGTGGAATGGTTCAGGGGGCATGGCTACGCCTGA
- a CDS encoding TraR/DksA family transcriptional regulator, giving the protein MSRADHERKEKLRAFLTGEKRRLWSEVRDELFRKQGEDLTPQYDLPQDIGERGIIDLLADISLAVADIRREELTRIEEALRRLDEGNYGICDDCGEWIAEARLQADPYVACCLRCQNRRESALTPPHPTL; this is encoded by the coding sequence ATGAGCCGGGCAGACCATGAGCGGAAGGAAAAACTGAGGGCTTTTTTGACCGGGGAAAAGCGCCGGCTGTGGAGTGAAGTGCGTGATGAGCTGTTCAGGAAGCAGGGAGAGGATCTTACCCCCCAGTACGACCTTCCCCAGGACATCGGCGAGCGGGGGATCATCGACCTTCTCGCGGACATCAGCTTGGCAGTGGCCGACATACGTCGGGAGGAACTGACCCGGATTGAAGAGGCGCTCCGCAGGCTCGATGAGGGGAACTACGGTATATGCGATGATTGCGGCGAGTGGATCGCCGAGGCGCGGTTGCAGGCCGATCCTTACGTGGCGTGCTGCCTCAGGTGCCAGAACCGCCGGGAGAGCGCCCTTACGCCGCCGCATCCGACCCTGTAG
- a CDS encoding M48 family metallopeptidase has translation MGTTRYKLREDSIIVHDDTIRFHYYLSRRRRTLGLSVKADGSIIVRSPAGVSLRAIRDFVARQAQWIARARQQIAGRVQRPEQRFEEGTEHLYLGERYRLVVRQGEQNRVDLGDDAVLVVTIRATVSADDHVRATLSRWYLRQAEAVFQQRLAACQKLVEPAGIPLPAGLVIRPMRSRWGSYSYRTRRICLNLHLIRAPLHCLDYVIIHELCHARARHHGPDFWRLVERFVPDHLRIRKELTAFTG, from the coding sequence GTGGGCACGACACGCTACAAACTGCGGGAAGACAGTATCATCGTTCACGACGATACCATCCGCTTTCATTACTATCTCTCCCGGCGACGCCGGACGCTGGGGCTTTCGGTCAAGGCCGACGGCAGCATAATCGTCCGCTCTCCGGCCGGGGTATCGTTGCGGGCCATCCGCGACTTTGTCGCACGCCAGGCGCAGTGGATCGCCAGGGCGCGGCAGCAGATTGCCGGCCGGGTACAGCGGCCCGAGCAGCGCTTCGAAGAGGGGACGGAACATCTCTATCTGGGGGAACGTTACCGGCTGGTGGTCAGGCAGGGGGAGCAAAACCGGGTAGACCTGGGCGACGATGCCGTACTGGTGGTCACGATCCGGGCAACGGTATCAGCCGACGACCACGTCCGCGCCACGCTCTCCCGCTGGTATCTCCGGCAGGCGGAAGCGGTATTTCAGCAGCGTCTGGCAGCCTGCCAGAAGCTCGTCGAACCGGCGGGCATCCCCCTGCCGGCCGGACTGGTGATCCGCCCCATGCGCAGCCGCTGGGGCAGCTATTCCTACCGTACCCGGCGCATATGCCTGAATCTGCACCTGATCCGCGCCCCGCTGCACTGCCTCGATTACGTCATCATCCACGAGCTGTGCCACGCCCGGGCCAGGCACCATGGTCCCGATTTCTGGCGGCTGGTGGAGCGCTTTGTGCCGGACCACCTGCGCATCAGGAAAGAACTGACGGCCTTTACCGGGTGA
- a CDS encoding PPC domain-containing DNA-binding protein, protein MQYQAGRPGRIFVVRFNDGDDVLAGLETICRDEDVQAACFSVVGGMKRGRYVVGPETEEMPPIPVWRDLQESHEAVGFGTIFRHEGSPRVHFHGAYGKRDSVKAGCLREGSEAFLVLEAVITEILDVDAVREHDPASGMVLLKMRG, encoded by the coding sequence ATGCAGTATCAGGCGGGAAGACCGGGCAGGATATTCGTGGTGCGTTTCAACGACGGCGACGACGTGCTGGCGGGGCTGGAGACCATCTGCCGCGATGAGGATGTGCAGGCCGCCTGCTTCAGCGTAGTGGGGGGCATGAAACGGGGCCGCTACGTGGTGGGACCGGAGACGGAGGAGATGCCGCCGATACCGGTCTGGCGCGACCTGCAAGAGAGCCACGAGGCGGTGGGCTTCGGGACGATCTTCCGGCACGAAGGGAGCCCCCGGGTCCATTTCCACGGCGCCTACGGCAAGCGCGACAGCGTCAAGGCGGGTTGTCTGCGGGAGGGGAGCGAGGCCTTTCTGGTGCTGGAGGCGGTCATTACCGAGATACTGGATGTGGATGCGGTGCGCGAGCACGATCCGGCCTCGGGCATGGTGCTGCTGAAGATGCGGGGATAG
- a CDS encoding amidohydrolase family protein: MPAPVPIIDIHCHTAGIGAGASGCFVSRAMRRNVRFHFFLKAFGVTERELIELGDTLVLERLSQGLAESHRVSAAVVLAMDGVVDRQGRLDKAATEIYIPNEFLARECRRLGNLLFGASVNPYRPDALERLDRITAYGAVLLKWLPAIQGIDPADRRLAPFYRRLRELELPLLSHTGNEESFTRSDNSLADPLRLRRALDEGVTVIAAHCASNGRNDGQSNLERLLPLFTTYPNLYADLSSLTQANRLGHLPRVLQHVEIYERLLYGSDMPIINSFVTSPWWHAYRLPLAETRRIVAIRNPWDRDVELKRALGVTEEMLGNSGKLLAEKGKLKAALMVKNRITREEIVS, translated from the coding sequence ATGCCAGCACCTGTTCCCATCATCGATATCCACTGTCACACCGCCGGCATCGGCGCCGGCGCCAGCGGCTGTTTCGTCTCCCGCGCCATGCGCCGCAATGTCCGCTTCCATTTCTTTCTGAAGGCCTTCGGCGTGACCGAACGGGAGCTGATCGAACTGGGTGACACACTGGTCCTGGAACGGCTGTCGCAGGGTCTGGCAGAATCGCACCGGGTATCGGCCGCCGTGGTGCTGGCCATGGATGGCGTGGTGGATAGACAGGGCCGGCTGGACAAGGCGGCCACGGAGATCTACATCCCCAATGAATTCCTGGCACGGGAGTGCCGTCGGCTCGGCAATCTGCTGTTCGGCGCCAGCGTCAATCCCTATCGGCCGGATGCCCTGGAACGGCTCGACCGCATTACTGCCTACGGAGCGGTGCTGCTGAAGTGGCTCCCCGCGATCCAGGGCATAGATCCCGCAGATCGGAGGCTGGCCCCCTTCTACCGTCGCCTGCGAGAACTGGAGCTGCCGCTGTTGAGCCATACCGGCAACGAGGAATCCTTCACCCGCAGCGACAACAGCCTGGCCGATCCCCTGCGGCTGCGTCGTGCACTGGACGAGGGGGTAACCGTGATTGCCGCTCATTGCGCCAGCAATGGCAGAAATGACGGTCAGTCAAATCTGGAACGCCTGCTGCCGCTCTTCACAACCTATCCGAACCTGTATGCCGACCTTTCCAGTCTGACCCAGGCCAATCGGCTGGGGCATCTGCCCCGGGTGCTGCAGCACGTGGAGATCTACGAGCGCCTGCTGTACGGCAGCGACATGCCGATCATCAACAGCTTTGTCACCTCCCCCTGGTGGCACGCCTACCGGCTTCCGCTGGCGGAAACGCGGCGCATTGTCGCCATCCGCAACCCCTGGGACCGGGATGTGGAATTGAAGCGAGCGCTGGGGGTGACGGAGGAGATGCTGGGGAATAGTGGGAAACTGCTTGCAGAAAAAGGGAAGCTTAAAGCAGCCCTCATGGTGAAGAATCGCATTACAAGAGAAGAGATAGTGTCATGA
- the dxs gene encoding 1-deoxy-D-xylulose-5-phosphate synthase: protein MSNYLASIDSPADLKKLKPEQLPDLAEELRRFLLETVSETGGHLGSNLGAVELSIALHYCFNSPEDKIIWDVGHQAYTHKILTGRRDRFHTQRQYKGLSGFPKRCESQHDAFGVGHSSTSISAGLGMAAAADLSGRKNHAIAVIGDGSLTGGMAFEALNQAGHLKKNLIVILNDNEMSISKNVGAFSSFISRKMTGRYFRDLKKEMQGLLRHIPAIGSDILHFAKRAENSLKGFLTPGSLFEALGFDYLGPLDGHDLRQLVEVFNNINELDGPLLVHVMTTKGKGYKPAEDTPDKYHGVGAFDISTGKGAAKAAAKSYTEVFGDTMMQLAERDPKIIAITAAMPDGTGLNRFAERFPQRFFDVGIAEQHAMTFAAGLAADGYRPVTAIYSTFLQRAYDQVFHDVCLQKLPVTIAMDRAGVVGDDGPTHHGVFDFSFLRHLPGISIMAPKDENELRHMLNTAVYSGVPMALRYPRGAGYGVEMDAELKTLVPGKGELLAEGGDICIAAIGSTVHPALLAAEALLHEGIKATVINARFVKPLDADLILAAARQTGRVLTVEENALQGGFGSAVMEALYDNGLQNIRVKRLGIPDRYIEHGSQAQLRRDLGIDADGIAAAVKVFLTGN from the coding sequence ATGTCCAATTATCTCGCGAGCATAGATTCGCCGGCCGACCTCAAAAAGCTGAAGCCGGAGCAACTGCCTGACCTGGCAGAAGAACTGCGCCGGTTTCTGCTGGAGACCGTTTCGGAAACGGGCGGACACCTGGGATCGAATCTGGGCGCGGTCGAGTTGAGCATCGCCCTGCACTACTGTTTCAATTCGCCGGAGGATAAAATTATCTGGGATGTGGGGCATCAGGCCTACACCCACAAGATACTCACCGGCCGGCGCGACCGCTTCCACACCCAGCGCCAGTACAAGGGGCTGTCCGGTTTCCCCAAACGCTGCGAATCCCAGCACGATGCCTTCGGGGTCGGACATTCCTCGACCTCAATCTCCGCCGGACTCGGCATGGCAGCGGCGGCTGATCTGTCAGGGCGGAAGAATCATGCCATTGCCGTGATCGGTGATGGGTCACTGACCGGCGGCATGGCGTTCGAGGCGCTCAACCAGGCCGGCCACCTCAAGAAGAACCTGATCGTCATCCTCAATGACAACGAGATGTCGATCTCCAAGAACGTAGGGGCCTTTTCCTCGTTCATCTCGCGCAAGATGACCGGCCGCTATTTCCGCGACCTGAAGAAGGAAATGCAGGGGCTGTTGCGGCATATCCCGGCCATTGGCAGCGATATCCTGCACTTTGCCAAACGTGCCGAGAATTCCCTGAAAGGTTTCCTGACGCCGGGATCGCTGTTCGAGGCGCTCGGATTCGACTATCTGGGGCCGCTGGACGGCCACGACCTGCGTCAGCTGGTGGAGGTCTTCAACAACATCAACGAACTGGACGGCCCGTTGCTGGTGCATGTCATGACCACCAAGGGCAAGGGCTACAAGCCGGCCGAGGACACTCCCGACAAGTATCACGGCGTGGGGGCTTTCGACATCTCCACCGGCAAGGGGGCGGCCAAGGCGGCTGCCAAGTCCTATACCGAGGTGTTTGGCGATACCATGATGCAACTGGCCGAGCGCGATCCCAAGATCATCGCCATTACCGCGGCCATGCCCGACGGCACCGGGCTGAACCGGTTTGCGGAGCGCTTTCCGCAGCGCTTTTTCGATGTGGGCATTGCCGAACAGCATGCCATGACGTTTGCAGCCGGCCTGGCTGCCGATGGTTACCGACCGGTGACCGCCATATACTCCACCTTTCTGCAGCGCGCCTACGATCAGGTCTTTCACGATGTCTGCCTGCAGAAGCTGCCGGTGACGATCGCCATGGACCGCGCCGGGGTAGTGGGGGACGACGGCCCCACGCACCACGGCGTGTTCGACTTCTCCTTTCTGCGGCACCTGCCCGGGATCAGTATCATGGCTCCCAAGGACGAGAACGAGCTGCGCCACATGCTGAATACGGCCGTCTATTCCGGGGTCCCGATGGCACTGCGCTACCCGCGCGGAGCCGGCTATGGCGTGGAGATGGATGCCGAGCTGAAGACCCTGGTGCCGGGCAAAGGGGAACTTCTCGCGGAAGGTGGCGATATCTGTATAGCCGCCATCGGTTCCACTGTCCATCCTGCCTTGCTGGCTGCGGAGGCATTGCTGCATGAGGGAATCAAGGCAACGGTGATCAACGCCCGGTTCGTCAAGCCGCTGGATGCCGACCTGATCCTGGCGGCTGCCCGGCAGACCGGCCGGGTTCTCACCGTCGAGGAGAACGCCCTGCAAGGAGGCTTCGGCAGTGCCGTAATGGAGGCGCTGTACGACAACGGCTTGCAGAATATCCGGGTCAAGCGCCTCGGTATTCCAGACCGCTACATCGAGCACGGCTCCCAGGCCCAATTGCGCAGGGATCTCGGTATCGATGCCGACGGCATCGCTGCTGCGGTGAAGGTATTTTTGACAGGTAACTGA
- the hpnH gene encoding adenosyl-hopene transferase HpnH, which produces MRFPMRLNYDLTRYIVGNKLNKVEKFPLVLMLEPTHLCNLACSGCGRIREYADTIQEMMSLEECLASVDECPAPVVTITGGEPFLYPHIFDLIQGTLERGKHIYLCTNGILLEKALDSMKPHPNFTLNVHMDGLEETHDRILERKGAFKIAMQGIIKAKKLGFRVCTNTTIFKETNLVEIEMLFTRLEELGVDGLLVAPGFGYEAVGEKLFLERREIEKKFAEVYEMSKKHRFYSTPMYLRFLKGEKKLECTPWGNPTRNPRGWKAPCYLITDAHYPSFKEMMEKTDWEKYGVGKDARCAQCMMHCGFEPTVVSEIGKSFKDVWEMFIWNLT; this is translated from the coding sequence ATGCGTTTCCCGATGCGCCTCAACTACGACCTGACCCGCTACATCGTCGGCAACAAGCTCAACAAGGTCGAAAAGTTTCCGCTGGTCCTGATGCTCGAACCGACTCACCTCTGCAACCTGGCCTGCTCCGGCTGTGGCCGCATCCGCGAGTATGCCGACACGATCCAGGAGATGATGAGCCTGGAGGAGTGCCTCGCTTCCGTCGACGAATGCCCGGCTCCGGTCGTCACCATCACCGGCGGCGAACCGTTTCTCTACCCCCATATTTTCGACTTGATCCAGGGCACCCTGGAGCGCGGCAAGCACATCTACCTCTGCACCAACGGCATTCTGCTGGAGAAGGCGCTGGACAGTATGAAGCCCCATCCGAACTTCACCCTCAACGTGCACATGGACGGCCTGGAAGAGACCCATGACCGCATCCTGGAGCGCAAAGGGGCTTTCAAGATCGCCATGCAGGGCATCATCAAGGCCAAGAAGCTCGGCTTCCGGGTCTGCACGAACACGACCATCTTCAAGGAGACCAATCTGGTGGAGATCGAGATGCTCTTCACCCGCCTGGAGGAGCTCGGGGTGGACGGCCTGCTGGTGGCTCCCGGATTCGGTTACGAGGCGGTGGGAGAAAAGCTGTTCCTGGAGCGCCGCGAGATCGAGAAGAAATTCGCCGAAGTGTACGAAATGAGCAAGAAGCATCGCTTTTATTCCACTCCCATGTACCTGCGTTTCCTGAAAGGGGAGAAGAAGCTCGAGTGTACCCCCTGGGGCAACCCCACCCGCAACCCGCGCGGCTGGAAGGCTCCCTGCTATCTCATCACCGATGCGCATTACCCGAGTTTCAAAGAGATGATGGAGAAGACCGACTGGGAAAAATACGGCGTCGGCAAGGACGCACGCTGCGCCCAATGCATGATGCACTGCGGCTTCGAGCCTACGGTGGTCAGCGAGATCGGCAAGAGTTTCAAGGATGTCTGGGAGATGTTTATCTGGAACCTGACCTGA
- a CDS encoding MBL fold metallo-hydrolase, with translation MKLRLPFRYLEPAFFAGLLDDPLLFVRIRPLRRALLFDCGQIAHLSKRVVKPIDTVFITHAHMDHVMGIPTLVRHHHVSPRPLDIFGPPGIAERIDHQLRGYDWNLSEPGWVTIRVHEIRPEHILHYSFSGPHGFACRFEREEPRTGREIWSCPYAVVEAELLDHRLPVLAFRLTEKEAFAIDPDRLERLGLMPGEWIAELKKRVWKHRPQAEGSAPAGTMPASYEGGGNHTALYESIRKKRPAASLGYLCDVGRTPDNVAKIEGLLRDVTLLCADCTFLAEDEDRARVSYHLCTGDLNHLSGILRPCYLLPMHLSKSYLRRTEDIYRELAPPPDTTVLRLPAHIVPPPLTVEDVKGWLTVDHQTADRP, from the coding sequence ATGAAGCTACGCCTCCCCTTCCGCTACCTGGAGCCGGCCTTTTTCGCGGGCCTGCTGGACGACCCTTTGCTCTTTGTCCGTATCCGCCCGCTCCGGCGGGCCTTGCTGTTCGACTGCGGACAGATCGCCCATCTGTCCAAACGGGTCGTCAAGCCAATCGACACGGTGTTTATCACCCATGCCCATATGGACCATGTCATGGGCATCCCCACCCTGGTCCGCCATCACCATGTGTCTCCCCGCCCCCTGGATATCTTCGGTCCGCCCGGAATCGCTGAACGGATCGACCACCAGTTGCGGGGATACGACTGGAACCTGAGCGAACCGGGCTGGGTCACTATCCGCGTCCACGAGATCCGACCCGAGCACATCCTGCACTACAGTTTCAGTGGTCCCCACGGTTTTGCCTGTCGCTTCGAGCGGGAAGAACCGCGGACAGGGAGAGAGATCTGGTCCTGCCCCTATGCCGTGGTGGAGGCGGAACTGCTCGATCACCGGCTGCCGGTGCTGGCCTTCAGGCTCACGGAAAAAGAGGCCTTCGCCATAGATCCGGACCGGCTGGAGCGTTTGGGGCTGATGCCGGGAGAGTGGATCGCAGAGCTGAAGAAACGGGTCTGGAAACATCGCCCACAGGCGGAGGGCAGTGCACCGGCCGGCACCATGCCGGCCTCGTACGAGGGAGGAGGGAACCACACAGCACTTTACGAGAGCATCCGCAAAAAACGTCCTGCTGCGTCGCTCGGCTATCTGTGCGACGTGGGCCGGACCCCCGATAACGTCGCAAAGATCGAAGGGCTTTTGCGGGACGTCACCCTGCTCTGCGCCGACTGCACGTTTCTGGCAGAGGACGAGGACCGGGCCCGCGTTTCCTATCACCTCTGCACCGGCGATCTCAATCATTTGAGCGGGATACTTCGCCCCTGCTACCTGCTGCCGATGCACCTCTCCAAGAGCTACCTGCGCCGGACTGAAGACATCTACCGCGAACTGGCTCCCCCTCCCGACACCACCGTGCTGCGGCTGCCGGCGCACATAGTCCCGCCCCCCCTGACGGTCGAGGATGTGAAGGGCTGGCTGACGGTCGATCACCAGACGGCTGACAGGCCATAG
- a CDS encoding DUF3943 domain-containing protein: MLLPALCSITRQWFGRAVGLAWVAQFLVLTTHTETSASALPQSSPRTVIAKSAPASFPAADENRPDDVHPGVSSGESLITKTAFTNTTSSQAGTFSVPSTEGPAGEPPSLTAIEENHAPDWNGVWRDTGILLGSQVAVTGILYLLPENVSGWSEEQKENCFKNYSKNFGHPAWDSDDFYMNYILHPYWGATYYIRARERGLDKVPSFLYSALMSAMFEFGFECFFEKPSIQDLIVTPVGGSLLGAYLFEPLRESIKRKQELRWYDSALLVITDPIGVLSAAFEKLFGIKSSVRINYSGSPLQRLSDRSTIQSKSNRTAGVFLQFPFD, translated from the coding sequence GTGCTCCTCCCTGCACTATGTTCCATCACCCGTCAGTGGTTCGGACGAGCTGTAGGTTTGGCTTGGGTTGCGCAGTTCCTGGTGCTGACAACCCACACCGAAACATCCGCGAGTGCGCTGCCACAATCCAGTCCTCGAACCGTTATCGCTAAATCAGCGCCCGCCAGTTTTCCTGCCGCTGATGAAAACCGTCCTGATGATGTCCATCCGGGCGTCAGCAGCGGCGAATCCTTGATTACAAAAACTGCCTTTACTAACACTACGTCCAGTCAAGCCGGCACTTTTTCGGTGCCCTCCACCGAAGGCCCTGCTGGCGAACCACCATCACTCACAGCCATTGAAGAGAACCATGCCCCGGACTGGAATGGGGTCTGGCGCGATACGGGCATCTTACTCGGCTCTCAGGTTGCGGTCACTGGTATTCTCTATCTCTTGCCAGAGAATGTTTCCGGATGGAGCGAAGAGCAAAAGGAGAACTGTTTTAAGAATTATTCCAAAAATTTCGGCCATCCAGCTTGGGATAGCGATGACTTCTATATGAATTATATCCTTCATCCTTACTGGGGAGCCACTTACTACATCCGGGCAAGGGAGCGCGGTCTGGATAAAGTTCCTTCGTTCCTTTATTCTGCGCTGATGTCCGCAATGTTCGAGTTCGGCTTTGAGTGTTTTTTTGAGAAGCCCTCCATCCAGGACCTGATTGTTACCCCCGTCGGTGGCTCACTTCTGGGAGCGTACCTCTTCGAACCTTTGCGGGAATCAATCAAGCGCAAGCAGGAATTGCGCTGGTACGATAGCGCGTTACTCGTCATCACCGACCCCATAGGCGTTCTCAGTGCAGCATTTGAAAAACTGTTCGGCATAAAGTCCAGCGTCAGGATCAATTATTCAGGTTCCCCATTGCAGAGGCTTTCCGATAGATCCACCATTCAATCGAAGAGCAACCGTACTGCCGGTGTTTTCCTGCAATTTCCTTTTGATTAG